One genomic window of Arachis stenosperma cultivar V10309 chromosome 10, arast.V10309.gnm1.PFL2, whole genome shotgun sequence includes the following:
- the LOC130958100 gene encoding cytochrome b-c1 complex subunit 6-1, mitochondrial-like produces MADEEPVDQKRYLEESCKPKCVKALLEYQACVKRIQGDETGNKHCTGQYFDYWSCIDKCVAQKLFSKLK; encoded by the exons AT GGCTGATGAGGAACCTGTTGATCAGAAGAGATATCTTGAAGAGTCTTGCAAACCAAAATGTGTAAAAGCATTGCTTGAATATCAG GCATGTGTTAAAAGGATCCAAGGTGATGAGACCGGGAACAAACACTGCACTGGACAATATTTTGATTATTGGTCTTGTATAGACAAATGT GTTGCACAAAAGCTATTCTCCAAACTGAAGTAA